A genomic stretch from Leptospira licerasiae serovar Varillal str. VAR 010 includes:
- a CDS encoding glycosyltransferase: MKVAVIHDWLNGMRGGEIVLDSILKVFPDADLFTLFYEKGKLNERIENRKIVTAFTDRLPFKSKYRWYLPLFPTAIESLDLRGYDLIVSSSHCVAKGIIPDPDAIHISYVHSPMRYVWDLYYDYFPARSGLKFFAFQLVSSYLRTWDSVSSNRVDSFLCNSEFVSRRIQKFYRRDSKVVYPPCLPKGFQVQAGKKENFDLIVSAFAPYKRIDLAIEAYRKNGRPLKILGSGQEYKKLVKDLPPNVEILPHRPRNEVQEYMSKAKTFIFPGMEDFGIAPVEAQGYCTPVLAYAKGGALETVVSGKTGLFFKEQTVEALNSAIRESERKEWKSKDFQASVNRFTEEKFIIQIQKTVETIKKNSGKRRGA, encoded by the coding sequence ATGAAAGTCGCAGTGATCCATGATTGGCTGAATGGAATGAGAGGGGGAGAGATCGTACTCGATTCTATCCTTAAAGTATTTCCGGATGCGGATCTATTTACTCTTTTTTATGAAAAAGGGAAGTTAAACGAAAGAATCGAAAATAGAAAGATCGTAACCGCGTTTACGGATCGCCTGCCTTTTAAATCCAAATACCGTTGGTATCTTCCGTTATTTCCTACTGCGATAGAGTCCTTGGATCTAAGAGGATATGATCTGATCGTATCTTCTTCTCATTGTGTTGCCAAAGGTATAATCCCTGACCCGGATGCGATCCACATCAGCTATGTACATTCTCCCATGAGATACGTTTGGGACTTGTATTACGATTACTTCCCCGCAAGAAGCGGTTTGAAGTTTTTTGCATTTCAACTTGTCTCTAGCTATCTTCGCACTTGGGATTCCGTTTCTTCCAATAGAGTGGATTCTTTCTTATGCAATTCGGAGTTCGTTTCCAGAAGGATCCAAAAATTCTACAGAAGGGATTCCAAGGTAGTATATCCACCTTGTTTGCCCAAAGGGTTTCAGGTCCAGGCAGGGAAGAAGGAAAACTTCGACCTAATCGTTTCCGCATTCGCTCCTTATAAAAGGATAGATTTAGCGATAGAAGCATACAGAAAAAACGGGAGACCGCTCAAAATTTTAGGAAGCGGCCAAGAATATAAAAAACTTGTAAAAGATCTTCCACCTAATGTGGAAATCCTACCTCATCGGCCAAGAAACGAAGTGCAAGAGTATATGTCTAAGGCTAAGACATTCATTTTTCCCGGAATGGAAGATTTCGGGATCGCACCTGTCGAAGCTCAGGGGTATTGTACTCCTGTTCTGGCTTATGCAAAAGGTGGAGCCTTGGAAACAGTGGTCTCGGGAAAGACCGGGCTATTCTTCAAAGAGCAAACAGTGGAGGCATTGAATTCCGCCATTCGGGAATCCGAACGAAAAGAATGGAAATCTAAGGACTTTCAGGCCTCGGTAAACCGTTTTACGGAGGAAAAATTCATCATCCAAATCCAAAAGACGGTCGAGACTATAAAAAAGAACTCTGGAAAAAGGAGGGGCGCTTGA
- a CDS encoding flagellar FlbD family protein has translation MITLHRLKGNEFVLNASHIECIEANPDTTITLSNDRKYVVQESIPQVIEKILEFKKRVLVFPLGSAPDQFKRAD, from the coding sequence TTGATTACTTTACATAGATTAAAAGGAAATGAATTCGTTCTAAACGCCTCTCATATAGAATGTATCGAGGCCAATCCGGATACTACGATCACTTTGTCTAACGATAGAAAATACGTGGTCCAAGAGAGTATTCCACAAGTGATCGAAAAAATTTTGGAGTTCAAAAAACGAGTGCTGGTGTTTCCTTTGGGTTCCGCGCCGGATCAATTTAAGAGGGCAGATTAG